CCATCAGTAAATATTCAATCTTAGTATCATAAGTATCATGACACTATAATCTAGATTATAAATAATTGCACTGCAAACAAAATCTCTAAATTTAATTGACAGAGTACACATgctcctggaaacacaatccacaCCATTTCGTGATGAGAAGGAACTAGAAAGTCATTAGAAATCTCCAAATATTAGATGGGGAATTAGTAGGgaggaatgaaaataaatttctcagtAATTTCTGTATAACTACTGAACCAACCGGTAGTAAAGGGAAGCAATAAGAAGAGAATACTCAGAGTTTAAGATTAAAGTGAAGACCAACTTGATGCTTGAGAAAGACAAGATCCTATGTGCAGAAATTCCTGTTCCTCTTTATTACttactttctcttctcttacagtcagcaaaagaagaaatacatatgtaaatCAGTTTACCAGGGATGTGTTTCAGAATAGGAATTGACCTGCCGACATTTAAGTGTTGAAGGACTTAATTCTGTCACTTTAATGAACCCTGTTCTTGGGCAGgcctgatttttaaattctatctcAAGAAGGCATCAATGAGTCAACGGTACTTCAGTGAAGTTGGCCTTTTCCCCCTTCTGCCTTCAACCTGAGTGAAGCAGTGTATAGAAAGAAACCAACTGGACTACTTCAGTTTGAATTCAGATCACAGAGGACTTAAATCATTAAATGGGGATCTGATCCGATATTATGGTCATTATCACTATTGATATAAGGCCCGAGATGGGATTATATATAGCAAGGGGGAAAGTGTAATTCTTTGGAATTAAGTGGAAGGATAATCTATGTATGGCGGCTGCTACTTGGAGAAGAGTGCTTAAGATCTTTGAACAATCTGAAGACCACAGAGGTTGGATGTGTATCAAGGGGCAAGCCAAGACTTTCATATTTATAACACTGTAGGTAAAGTTTTGGCAAattgatggattttttaaaaatttattttacttcttttagtcATTCATGGTATGTTTCCATAAAATAAAGagggttaaatttttttttaagagggttaAATTTGAACTTGCTAAAGCAATTAActaaaaatttatctttagtaCATTGTTCTTTGCTAGTACAATATCCATTTTGCTTCAAAGCTGGGCtaaaaaagtttcctttttaCTGATATTACCactgtttcttacaaaattacatgaacagaaacactaatttgacAATGAAAACTTTTACAATTGGTAGCTGCTTTGAAGCCAAGAGTTTAGGATATTCTCTTACCCAaatatgggaaaataaataaatatatatatatatatatatatatatatagagagagagagagagagagagagagagagagtgtgtgtttgtACCTCTTAATACTCTCCACCTATTTTCCCCATCTCTTCatcccctcccttctggcaacctgttctctttatttatgagtctgtttctggggtttttttgttttttgtttttgctttcttgcttatttcttcattggttttgttttttagatgctacatataaatgaaatcatgtattatttgcctttttctgtccAACTTACTCATATAgaataataccttctaggtctatccatgttgtcacaaatgacaagatttctttctcttttatagcCAAGTCataatccattgtgtatatataccacatcatctttattcatttatttatcaatggacatctcagctgcttccatatcttggctcttgtgaatacactgcaataaacacaggggtgcatacatctttttgaattagtgttttcatattcctCAGATTaaaaacccagaagtggaattactagatttTATGGAACTTCCATTTTTAcccttttgaggaacttccatactgttttccacagtgtgtgcaccaatttacattcctactaacagtgtacagtctccacatccttgccaacatctgtttttgttttgttttgttttgttttttgtctttctgataCCAGTCAATTTGACAGGTGGAAGGtgttatttcattgtggttttgatttgcaattctgTAATTAgttatgttgagcattttttcatgtgtctattggccatttattttttattatctcccAAAGTCAGTATTTCCTCCTTCAAAGAAGCTCTACTTCTTTTGTCTAAATTATTATACTTACATTATCaatgtcaaaataaattttatgttgatCATACATTAACTTTGGGCCACCTGCCATCACCTGGGATGGGTGCCTTTCACCCTGCTTAGTAGTCTGCTGACAACTGGCTCACTTCTCTGAAAAAACTCCTTTTGTTTGGGGGAATGTATTAGTTCCctgtggctgctataacaaaatacatgGAGTTAGTGGATTAACATAGCATATACTTACTCACTTACAGTTGTGGAGGCCAGAAATCCAGTCAGTCTCACTGTGCTtgagtcaaggtgtcagcaggactgCTTACTGCAGAGGTTCTaaagggagaatccatttccctGCTTTTTCCAGTGTGTAGAGCTTTGTTCCTCCATTTGTTGGCTTGTGGCTCCCTCCATCTTCAAACCAGGATCTTGGCATCTTCAGTTTTCTCTCTGGTGTGATCACATCATTTCCTCTGTAGCCAACTCTTTCTTAGTTTCCTTCTCATGAGGACACTTGTAATCACATGGGACCCATCTGAATAATACAGGATAATCTCCCCCTCGCAACATCCTTCATTTAGTTAGGGTTACaagtgtttgttttgttattgttgtttttgtttttttgtgtttttttttttttttttttgccacagaaGATAACATTCACAGTTATGCAGGGGTGTTTAGAGTAACTGTTTTCAAACTTGGGAGCATCTGACATTCGCTAGGTGCTATATACCTAGTTATTTTCCTGAAAGCCAATGAAATTTTAAGTGAGTGATCCCAAGtttattagtcagggttctccagaaaaaGTGAATCAataggatagatagatagagatggATAAATATAGAGACATTTATTATGAAACATTAGCTCACATaattgtggaggccaagaaatcCCATGATCTGCCAACTGCAAACTAAGGAGGCCCAGGAGAGGTAGTGGTGTAGTTCCACTCCCAACCTGAAGGCCTAAGAACCAGGGAAGTCAGTGCCAATTCCAAAGGCCCAAGAAACAGGAGTACCAATGTCTGAGGGCAGGAAGACAGATGTCTCAGCTCAAACACAAAGAACAGTCCTgcccttcttctttttgttctattcaatCCCTCGACAGATTAGATGATGTCCGTCTGCACTGGTGACCAGCTGACGGATTCAGATGTGACTCTCTTCTGTAAATACCCTTATAAACACACCTAGAAATCTGGACATGCCTTAGTGTAGTCGACATGTAAAATTAATGATCACACAAGAACAAATATGGAAATGGTCTAATTCAATAGATGGGTAGACCTAGCTCTTTAATAGGAGCAAAATAAGAAAGGCACAGAACCCAATACATATACTGGAGTATCAGGAGTCTTCAGCAGACTATATCTCAAAAGTTTGAAAAACAATACTTTAAACAgaattgcatatttaaaaaatgatagcaaATGTAGGCAGAACACAAATTTCTAATAAGAACAGAAGTTTATTAAATGCTTTATAGTAAAATATTGAGTCCACTCTATTACAGTATACAAGCTTGGTGTTCTAACAAGTAACATTGACTCAATGTCATGATGCCATCACAAGATGGAATTGTGGGGAGCTATGCACAGAAATatatcttccttctccttttccacaATAGCTGCAATAATACTGATGCTCGGTAACATTTAGGCATTAGGAAGAACCTGTAAAATTTCCTGAGTATTCCATTAAACAGTTCTTACAATTAAATGTTACCTTAATGGGAAACATGAACATTTTCTAATGGAAacattcattttcatatttgttatCTTCAATAATTGAGAGTTACAATCCCCAAAATGTATTACACCATAAGAAAGTCTTTGGGGTCTTCAGAAGGCTTTCCAGCACAAGATAAATTTCAAGGCAATTTGTCAAGGACTAAATTTTCTTGAATCACCAAGCTAGTGatatacaaagataaaaagaaaagtcaaggtTAGCTGATTATTTTCCAAAGAACAGGAGATCTGAAAAATCTTGAGGGAAAAGAAGGGTGTGGGAATGAATGGATGCTGGATGATAAAAGAGATAGCTAGGAAAGATATGGAGACTAGTTAGCGTTAACTAACCCATAGTGTATTTTTGTGACTAATCAACATCTTCTTCatgtatataattatttcaaGATAGCATTCCTACAAACTAAATTGGTTCATTCCTTTTTCAAGTTAGATGCAGATAAATTTTGATTCTGAATATCTAAAGTTATAGATAATAGCATTTTGATATTTACTCCTAAGAATACCTGGCACTCTCAGCCATGGTTCTTGAATACATGGTTTCTTGATAAAATAACACTAAAATagaacaaagaatgaaaaaagagccCCAGAGCTCAGGGTACTAAccacaatgaaattaaataattccTATCAATTAGCTCACATGGAACTAGACCAATTTCACCAGTCCAAATTATTTAGCTCACCCAGAAACTAgatctttctccttttaaataatttaatttattttttattttttttttaaaaaagcagttgtTTAGAAAATTTGTACTCTGGACAATTCATCCTATACAGATGACCATCAATGAGagaatttaaaagtaaagaaagggAGCTTTAGTACAGATGGAAGTGTTCTGTGTGCATATTGATAGAAGAGATACGTTTTCAAAAGAAGGGAGAATATAAAATCACGGGTGATCAGAGAAAGTCCTGTGATCATAAGTAACCCGAACATACAGCCATCGCCACCACAGAATTAAGCAACCAGGTCTAACCCACTACAAACCTTTTGATACAAAATGCGTATGATCCATACTTTAACAGGGAAACACCagtgaaaatagttttaaaatatatagccttgtaaaatgatatatttttaaacattaaaacctCGTTTCAGAAGTTCCCCGCTTTAGGTTATTACTCAAGAATTCATCATGTTCAAAACTCAAATTGTTATGGGATCTTGAAATCATGAGAAGCTTCTCCTTATTGGTAAAGTCTTTTTTGATCGCAGTTTGGGGTACAAGCAGCCTCTCCATGGGGTCCTCTTTATTCTCTAGTTTCATGTATCCTTTGCTGTTGCTTCGATCCAACCGAGGCCAACTTGGGTGTTTCCGTTGTTCTGCCTGAACAGTTAGGGTGGAGGGACCCCTGTCTAAGTCTAAGGATTTTGAATGTGATGAGAGCAAATGTAAAGAAGTGTTGGACCCAAACTGTCTTCTAGCAGCCCCAGGAGACAAGAGCTGTCCAGCCCCGGGTCCGAGGGCCACAGAAGACTTGTATTGGCTCGACAACGACTCCCCAATGGAATTATTCCTTGGGAACACGGTGCTGACTGACTGGAAGGACTCATTGGCATTGGGCACAGGGACCACGAGCGAATCCATCGACAAATTCCTTGACCTACTTTTGAGGTTCTCAGCATCTTCAGTGATGTTATCTATACTGGGCTCATCAATAACACAGTTATTAAGTTTGATCACAGGCAATGTAAAAGCACTGATGGACGATGACACAATTGATTTGGTTTCACATTTCTTAGGGCCGCTGGTCTTATCATCAGTCGTTTTGGAGGGAGGTGGATAGAGGCCAAAGACGGAGACGGAGCTGTCTGAAAGCAAAGGGGGCATGAGATGCCCCAAactcttattttcatttagtgCAAACTCATCCTCCTCGACAGAGCTGTCCATCCGAAAACTGCTCCTAAAACCCGAAAAAGATGCAATGGTATTTGCGGCCAGTCTCGAGGCACAGGAGCTCCCATTCTGTTTTACTTCTGTGTCTCCCATCAATGGGAGATTGTAGATGCCATTCATATGCTTTTGCTCCTTGATTCTCAGTGTGTGGATGTCGATAACTGTGGAATAGATATCCCTCATGTGTATGATTTTGGTTTCTTTGTCCCGGTTCTCATGGAGAATGGCGTTGGcacaaatgaatatgaaaatgcCAATCCCCATGGTGAAAGGGCcaagcattttcattttatcagaATGCAAATGTTGCTCAAAGAAGCGGACCACCACGCCACCTTGGTTCCGAATGACTTGAGTCTCGTTGGTTGACAGTGTCGTCTCCGCATCAATAAAATGTTCCTTTTGGGGCCAATATCCAAGGACTGCCATTGCAATTCCTACAATGGAGATAAGCACTcccaaaatgagaaagaaaccGGATGGGGAATAAAGCCGGATTTTGCCTCGAACGACTACGACATCCGCCTGAGGCCGCCGCCTGACCGGTTTCTTCTCGTGGGCAGTAGGCGAGGGGCTGAGGCTGACATGATGCTGTGACCTGGCCGAGTCTTGCCTTTTCAAGGCAGCCAGGCCGGTTATCACACCACCGGTTGCTATCATAGCTCAGTCTTTTGCtctgaaaagaaggaaacaagatgaTAATCTAACACGTCCTGGGACATGCTCATCTGTTCAACAATTGTTTATATGTTCTTGCTGTTGTTGTTTCATATAATGAAAAAGGGCAGAACAGTATCTTTTTAGTTGACATAGTTTGAGTAGAAGATTTGCTTATTGAGTAATATAAAATCCTGGGGATTTCCTTCATCAGCTAAATTGGTATCTCCAATCAGATAAATTGGTATCTCTATTATTAAGGAAACATGAGCTCAAGGTATATTTTGCTTAAACAATTTTTCACTTATGTAAAACAGTCCCAGGTCACAaggtgctcactcgctctctctctctctctctctgtcacacaaacacacacgccatcttttattatttgtgttattttaaagaaatggaacaatagGCCCCAAACCATCAAAACCTAGACTTACAAAGAGAATAGATTCTAGCAACGTACACTATAAAATCCACTCTTGTGACAGTTACCAGTAAACTCTTAACTCCCACATTTCATTTCTCCTGTTCCATTCTCAACCTCCTTAGTTCTTTGTGTCCATGAACATTCCTGGCCCCTCCTTGCTTGAAACTCTCTTCTCTAGTCTTTCATGATTCTAAGTCTGGCTCTTCTCTGACCTCACTGACCACTTCAATCTtgactcctcttccctcccctacaCGTAGACCACCTTCTCCTGAGAGGCCTATCTTTGGCCATCTTCTCTTTAGACCCTCCCTTGGCGTTCATATCCACTCCTACACCTGCCACCATTACGTCTGTGCTAGTGAATCCCAAGCCGGTCTTTCAGACTCTAGCCGAGTTCCCGTTTCCCATCTCCCATGGTTCACCATTGGGGAGTGCATGTACATTCATGCACCACTAGCAAAGCTGAACCCACCTTCCCCCAGTACTGTTTGACTTGTTTGCCTTCCTTAAGGGTGTCACTTCTTAGGTTTGGCTCTTCATAATTATCTTTGGctcctccctttttttcccctcatcttcTCATCAGGTTCTAAATCCTAGGAATGTTCACTACCTGGTGTCTCTCAATTCTACCCTCCACCCCAATCCCACACCTCCTAGCCCAGGGCAGCTCGCAGTACCTCTTACTAGACTATTATAATAACCTCCCAGCTAGCCTTCCAAACTCCAATTTCTCTTCCTCCAGTCAAGCTTTTACACTGAGGACAGATTAATTATCTGATTAATTATCCTCAAACACAGCTCTGAAACGGTTTAAAGAGTGGAATAATGGATAAAACATTCCCCATTACCTAGCAGAGTTAAATCGGGGATTTCAGACCCAGGGGACTTAGTTTTATCTCTAACTGCTCcctttcatttacataaaacaaaaaccttacgATGTTCCCTGTACTTCATACTGTACTATTTCTGAGACTTTGTTAATAATGTCTCACTATCTAGATTGCCCCTTACCCTCCATACCACATTGCACACATTAACATCTGGCTAGTCATCAAAGCTCATATCCCACTTCCTTTAGAAAGCCTTCCTTGACTCACTCAGCAAATCCCACCCGAGCCCTCATTTCTCAGTGCATTTTAGCAAGTATTACATGGCACTTGCTGCATTATAATGTCTCTGTTCTTTCAATTCTTGTGGTCAAACATCAAGTGCA
This genomic interval from Neovison vison isolate M4711 chromosome 1, ASM_NN_V1, whole genome shotgun sequence contains the following:
- the TMEM200A gene encoding transmembrane protein 200A, which codes for MIATGGVITGLAALKRQDSARSQHHVSLSPSPTAHEKKPVRRRPQADVVVVRGKIRLYSPSGFFLILGVLISIVGIAMAVLGYWPQKEHFIDAETTLSTNETQVIRNQGGVVVRFFEQHLHSDKMKMLGPFTMGIGIFIFICANAILHENRDKETKIIHMRDIYSTVIDIHTLRIKEQKHMNGIYNLPLMGDTEVKQNGSSCASRLAANTIASFSGFRSSFRMDSSVEEDEFALNENKSLGHLMPPLLSDSSVSVFGLYPPPSKTTDDKTSGPKKCETKSIVSSSISAFTLPVIKLNNCVIDEPSIDNITEDAENLKSRSRNLSMDSLVVPVPNANESFQSVSTVFPRNNSIGESLSSQYKSSVALGPGAGQLLSPGAARRQFGSNTSLHLLSSHSKSLDLDRGPSTLTVQAEQRKHPSWPRLDRSNSKGYMKLENKEDPMERLLVPQTAIKKDFTNKEKLLMISRSHNNLSFEHDEFLSNNLKRGTSETRF